One window of the Agrobacterium larrymoorei genome contains the following:
- a CDS encoding LacI family DNA-binding transcriptional regulator — MALQKPAANLHGIAAALGVSSATVSNALSGKGRVSAELSDRIRKMAAELGYVPSPAARALRTGRSGVLGLVLPDIGNPLFPQIAQAIEKAAADAGYGVLIADSHGEVAKQTEAITRLVERGVEGMVVVPRRGTRIADVDCPVAVIDSPSTPGNTVAADHWDGGMQIGRHLAGLGHSNVVIIARNQDSNVQNDRVGGIRAGLTASARTETLWIASLEQQHGEGCRLGVADKVRQGFTAFAAASDLHALRVLTELQDEGIAVPDEASVTGFDDLIWASVVTPSLTTIRMDMARIAEVAVTALVRTIDDEDPANRPAAGGVVADVSKVAMELVTRRSSAANNKKQTEEKTLTAGEHTP, encoded by the coding sequence ATGGCTTTGCAAAAGCCTGCCGCAAATCTGCATGGAATTGCTGCCGCGCTCGGCGTATCGAGTGCGACGGTATCGAACGCGCTTTCCGGCAAGGGACGTGTTTCGGCGGAGCTTAGTGACCGCATTCGCAAGATGGCGGCGGAGCTTGGTTACGTGCCCAGTCCTGCTGCCCGCGCTCTTCGCACGGGGCGCAGTGGTGTGCTGGGGCTCGTGCTTCCAGATATCGGCAATCCGCTCTTTCCTCAAATTGCTCAAGCCATCGAGAAGGCTGCGGCTGATGCCGGCTATGGCGTTCTGATCGCCGACTCTCATGGCGAGGTTGCCAAGCAGACCGAGGCGATCACCCGGCTCGTCGAACGCGGCGTCGAGGGCATGGTCGTCGTCCCTCGCCGCGGAACCCGGATTGCCGATGTGGATTGCCCGGTCGCGGTGATCGATTCCCCCTCGACACCTGGCAATACAGTGGCCGCCGACCACTGGGATGGTGGAATGCAGATCGGTCGGCATCTCGCCGGGCTCGGACACAGCAATGTCGTCATCATTGCCAGAAACCAGGATTCCAATGTCCAGAACGATCGCGTCGGTGGCATTCGTGCCGGATTGACCGCATCCGCCCGGACGGAGACGCTGTGGATCGCGTCGCTTGAACAGCAACATGGCGAGGGCTGCCGGCTCGGTGTGGCGGACAAGGTGCGCCAGGGGTTCACCGCCTTTGCCGCTGCATCCGATCTGCATGCCTTACGGGTTCTGACCGAACTTCAGGACGAGGGGATTGCCGTGCCGGATGAGGCCAGTGTCACCGGCTTTGACGACCTCATCTGGGCGTCCGTGGTCACGCCCTCGCTCACCACCATTCGCATGGATATGGCACGCATCGCGGAAGTCGCGGTAACCGCTCTCGTTCGCACAATCGATGACGAAGACCCTGCCAACCGGCCCGCAGCGGGCGGCGTGGTCGCGGATGTTTCCAAAGTGGCTATGGAGCTCGTTACTCGTCGCTCCTCTGCCGCCAACAATAAGAAGCAGACTGAAGAAAAAACCCTCACAGCTGGAGAACACACACCATGA
- a CDS encoding flavin reductase family protein yields the protein MTATVTYIHEEREKIALEAAELKTAMRQVAGGVSIITAGHGAHRTGATVTSATALSMEPPTMIVNINRSSSTWPVIARFNHFCVNILSGEQQEVASRFAGIGGLKGAERYEGADWFELESGASGLHGALAVIDCAVEDVMERHTHAIVIGRVLSVTHGQGRPLLYHAGQYLQV from the coding sequence ATGACAGCGACAGTGACTTACATTCACGAGGAGCGGGAGAAGATCGCCCTTGAAGCCGCGGAGTTGAAAACGGCCATGCGCCAGGTGGCAGGCGGCGTCAGCATCATCACGGCTGGCCACGGTGCCCATCGCACGGGTGCGACCGTCACGTCCGCCACGGCGCTATCGATGGAGCCGCCGACGATGATCGTCAATATCAACCGATCGTCTTCGACATGGCCGGTCATCGCGCGCTTCAACCACTTCTGCGTCAACATCCTGTCCGGTGAACAGCAAGAGGTGGCGTCCCGCTTTGCCGGCATTGGCGGACTGAAGGGGGCAGAGCGCTATGAAGGGGCCGACTGGTTCGAACTGGAAAGCGGCGCTTCTGGCTTACACGGCGCGCTCGCGGTCATCGACTGTGCGGTCGAGGATGTCATGGAGCGTCACACACACGCCATCGTCATCGGCCGGGTGCTCTCCGTCACCCATGGCCAAGGACGACCGCTTCTCTATCACGCCGGACAATATCTTCAGGTCTAG
- a CDS encoding RrF2 family transcriptional regulator, with product MLTKKGKYGLKALIDLASLDTGQTAFVSDIAARNNIPKKFLDAILLELRNEGMLRSKKGPGGGYALSKPASDIYIGQVIRALDGPLAPIRCASRTAFEACEDCSDPAACQVRRSMTDVRDAMAAVLDTMTLEQFAANTGEEQVNKTA from the coding sequence ATGCTGACGAAAAAAGGGAAATACGGTCTCAAAGCCTTGATCGATCTTGCGAGCCTCGACACGGGACAGACTGCCTTCGTCAGCGACATCGCCGCACGCAACAATATCCCGAAGAAGTTTCTCGACGCGATTTTGCTGGAGCTTCGCAATGAAGGCATGCTGCGTTCCAAGAAAGGGCCGGGCGGCGGCTATGCGCTGTCGAAACCGGCATCCGATATTTACATCGGTCAGGTCATCCGCGCACTCGACGGACCGCTCGCCCCTATTCGTTGCGCCAGCCGTACCGCCTTCGAAGCCTGTGAGGACTGTTCCGATCCGGCAGCCTGTCAGGTGCGCCGGTCGATGACGGATGTCCGGGATGCCATGGCAGCCGTCCTCGACACGATGACGCTTGAGCAGTTTGCGGCCAATACCGGCGAGGAGCAGGTGAACAAGACCGCTTGA
- a CDS encoding tetratricopeptide repeat protein, protein MNKKPLLLSAAVLALSAAGIFQSRDALLGHISAVHSASMQAAGTQAVAAGMNNAEVQKGASPLSLGNRQPRSSSAPSADLAQAPRTPQQAPQNPAPTQPGARDVPPAVDESALRYFAARGDTARLQAEIARLKALYPNWTPPADPAAAAPTGDPQLEGIWQLYAAGRYSEARKAIADRQAAEAGWQPPDNLTEMLGLAEARQRLVNASDLKQYNAVIGLAAENPSLLTCSEVDVLWRVAEAFARTEKPERARDAYGYVLSNCQNPAERLATVQKASALLPLDMMEDLLSREKPGPDGQLEFEPVKDDLARQFVAKAGEDPKVNVPPAYLSRMERLAETNKLASDALLLGWYNVEREKMDDAEKWFRRAREVEDSASASEGLALALVARGEPREAEEIMFKWRGSSDGAHATYLAAAANLLALDPPVALDPDVLQRIATETVAQKDAATAQEFGWYSRAFQQPQMAQQWFSTALQWKPEDEPSAYGLALTYQDLNNLAEVRRLQRQWGSQSQRIMEVGRPVAQSSAVAAAPAVTAPAPAQPQSRAVATAPRMVSPQATAVAYEPSPPRQARAVRGARQSGRCSANLNPESLSAQDALQQGWCLMEANRPAEAVKAFSAALKVGEPSVRSDAAYGQSLAYLRMGLTDNAAVSATKSSMDRQKATELQVAILTDRALAAYESKHYEEALILLDQRARYATERIDLMVIRGYAYLNMKRYGEAVQVFEASAATGNADAIRGLAAVQNARPSRGPQGG, encoded by the coding sequence ATGAACAAGAAGCCACTGTTGCTGTCCGCTGCCGTCCTGGCATTGAGCGCCGCTGGCATCTTCCAGTCGCGCGATGCGCTTCTAGGTCACATCAGTGCCGTTCATTCCGCCTCGATGCAAGCGGCTGGAACACAAGCTGTTGCCGCCGGCATGAACAATGCCGAAGTGCAGAAGGGCGCTAGCCCGCTTTCTCTCGGGAACAGACAGCCGCGTTCTTCCTCCGCTCCCTCGGCTGATCTTGCGCAAGCACCGCGAACTCCACAGCAGGCGCCTCAAAACCCAGCTCCTACACAGCCAGGTGCCCGCGATGTACCACCAGCGGTCGACGAAAGCGCGCTTCGCTATTTCGCCGCACGCGGCGATACCGCGCGTCTCCAGGCCGAAATCGCGCGCCTGAAAGCGCTCTACCCGAATTGGACACCGCCTGCCGACCCTGCTGCTGCCGCGCCCACCGGCGATCCGCAATTGGAGGGGATCTGGCAACTTTATGCCGCTGGTCGCTATTCGGAAGCGCGCAAGGCAATCGCCGACCGCCAGGCTGCGGAAGCCGGATGGCAGCCACCCGATAATCTCACCGAAATGCTGGGTCTCGCTGAGGCGCGCCAGCGTCTTGTGAACGCCTCCGATCTGAAACAATATAATGCCGTGATCGGCTTGGCGGCTGAAAATCCAAGCCTGCTGACCTGCAGCGAAGTCGATGTTCTGTGGCGAGTGGCTGAGGCCTTCGCTCGCACGGAAAAACCGGAGCGCGCGCGCGATGCCTATGGCTATGTGCTGAGCAACTGCCAAAATCCGGCTGAACGTCTCGCAACCGTGCAAAAGGCCTCCGCGCTTCTGCCGCTCGACATGATGGAAGACCTTCTGTCGCGCGAAAAACCTGGGCCGGATGGCCAGCTCGAGTTTGAGCCCGTCAAGGACGATCTTGCGCGGCAATTCGTGGCGAAGGCGGGAGAAGACCCCAAGGTCAATGTACCGCCTGCCTATCTCTCCCGAATGGAACGGCTGGCGGAAACCAACAAGCTCGCAAGCGACGCGCTCCTGCTCGGCTGGTATAATGTCGAGCGTGAGAAGATGGACGATGCGGAAAAGTGGTTCCGCCGCGCAAGGGAGGTGGAGGATTCCGCCTCCGCATCTGAGGGCTTGGCGCTGGCGCTCGTGGCGCGCGGAGAACCCCGCGAGGCCGAAGAGATCATGTTCAAGTGGCGTGGCTCTTCGGATGGCGCGCACGCAACCTATCTTGCCGCTGCAGCCAACCTTCTGGCGCTCGATCCGCCTGTCGCACTGGATCCCGACGTTCTCCAGCGCATTGCAACGGAAACCGTTGCACAAAAGGACGCAGCAACGGCGCAGGAATTTGGCTGGTATTCGCGCGCCTTCCAGCAGCCGCAGATGGCGCAGCAATGGTTTTCCACCGCATTGCAGTGGAAGCCGGAGGATGAGCCATCAGCCTATGGTCTGGCGCTGACCTACCAGGACCTCAATAATCTCGCGGAGGTTCGTCGTCTCCAGCGCCAATGGGGTTCCCAATCGCAGCGCATCATGGAAGTCGGCCGGCCTGTGGCTCAATCAAGCGCTGTCGCCGCCGCACCCGCAGTGACGGCACCTGCGCCCGCGCAGCCCCAATCTCGTGCAGTGGCGACTGCGCCGCGCATGGTCTCGCCGCAAGCGACTGCGGTCGCTTACGAGCCTTCGCCGCCGCGCCAAGCGCGCGCCGTTCGGGGTGCACGCCAGTCCGGACGTTGCTCTGCGAACCTCAATCCGGAATCGCTTTCTGCGCAGGATGCACTTCAGCAGGGCTGGTGCCTGATGGAGGCCAACCGGCCAGCCGAAGCGGTGAAAGCTTTCTCCGCTGCTCTCAAGGTTGGCGAGCCGTCGGTTCGCAGCGATGCGGCCTATGGTCAGAGCCTCGCCTATCTTCGCATGGGGTTGACGGACAATGCCGCCGTTTCTGCGACGAAGTCGTCCATGGACCGGCAGAAGGCGACCGAGCTTCAAGTGGCGATCCTGACGGACCGTGCGTTGGCAGCCTATGAGAGCAAGCATTATGAAGAAGCGCTCATCCTCCTGGACCAGCGGGCGAGATATGCCACGGAGCGCATTGATCTCATGGTGATCCGCGGCTACGCCTATCTCAATATGAAGCGTTACGGCGAAGCGGTACAGGTCTTCGAGGCCTCTGCTGCAACGGGCAATGCGGATGCGATCCGGGGCCTTGCAGCTGTACAAAATGCCCGGCCGAGCCGCGGCCCGCAGGGCGGCTAA
- a CDS encoding glycosyl hydrolase family 8 → MTFARSLTKMVLLLGMLMVPLSVKAASINAADWQSYRSAFLDASGRIVDTGNHGISHSEGQGYGMWLAVLADDQANFELIWSFTKTELLVRDDGLAAWKWDPQSTPHVSDINNATDGDILIAQALALAARQWGRQDLADASRAIAKAVLDKAVVERGGRTLLLPAVSGFADRDRPDGPVVNPSYYIFEAFPLLNQLSPSPLWGKLAADGLAAMNGFAFGPRKLPADWVSVRTKPRPADGFAQEFGYNSIRIPLYLVRGGAGSPDLYNRMAAGMSLDGGNVATFDLKSGAAKDVLSDAGYRIMPALLACKASKKPIPQDLKTYASTLYYPSTLHLLALSFVAQANQECL, encoded by the coding sequence ATGACATTTGCCAGATCGCTGACAAAAATGGTTCTGCTGCTGGGGATGCTCATGGTTCCGCTGAGCGTCAAGGCAGCTTCCATCAATGCGGCGGACTGGCAGAGCTATCGATCCGCCTTTCTCGATGCGTCCGGGCGCATCGTCGATACAGGCAATCACGGGATCAGCCACAGCGAAGGCCAGGGTTATGGCATGTGGCTCGCCGTTCTTGCCGACGATCAGGCGAATTTCGAGCTGATATGGTCCTTCACCAAGACCGAACTTCTGGTGCGGGACGACGGCCTTGCTGCCTGGAAGTGGGATCCGCAATCCACACCGCACGTCTCGGATATCAACAACGCAACGGATGGCGACATCCTGATCGCGCAGGCGCTGGCACTGGCAGCGAGGCAGTGGGGACGCCAAGATCTTGCAGATGCCAGCCGTGCCATTGCCAAGGCGGTGCTCGACAAGGCGGTGGTGGAGCGCGGCGGACGAACCCTGCTTCTTCCGGCCGTCTCCGGCTTTGCCGATAGAGACCGGCCGGATGGACCAGTTGTCAATCCGTCCTACTACATCTTCGAAGCCTTTCCGCTTTTAAACCAGCTTTCGCCGTCACCCCTTTGGGGCAAGCTTGCTGCGGACGGTCTTGCTGCCATGAACGGCTTTGCCTTTGGCCCGCGGAAACTTCCTGCCGACTGGGTCTCGGTGCGGACGAAGCCGCGCCCCGCCGATGGTTTCGCGCAGGAGTTCGGCTACAATTCCATTCGTATTCCGCTCTATCTCGTCAGAGGCGGCGCTGGCTCGCCCGATCTTTATAACAGGATGGCGGCTGGCATGTCGCTCGATGGCGGCAATGTGGCAACATTCGATCTGAAGTCGGGTGCGGCGAAGGATGTGCTCTCGGATGCGGGCTACCGCATCATGCCCGCGCTTCTGGCCTGTAAAGCCAGCAAAAAGCCTATTCCGCAGGACCTGAAAACCTACGCGTCAACACTTTATTATCCATCTACGTTGCATCTCTTGGCTTTGTCTTTCGTAGCGCAAGCGAATCAGGAGTGCCTATGA
- a CDS encoding cellulose biosynthesis cyclic di-GMP-binding regulatory protein BcsB — translation MVSNLSALVVGGPTPQALQTAIDSLAASAERPTGSLRSFLSTRNWHTPDAPLVIGDRRLALSSLGVKSAEFSGRRFRTDFTIGIPADFYAAAYGEATLLLDAAYASDVLPGSHIDVYVNGNIASTVPISNRGGGIFRHLPIKLTLRHFVPGANTVAIEAVMQTQTDSDCLPGTTASETPRFALFDTSELHMPNFARIGRAPDLAANRGVIQPYHNSQQPVAVYMERIDPDVMSSAATLLGRMALAAGQPIAIDLVSSISGVGDRDAVFIGTLTQIPPALAAQFNIAPASQTSWGESGRPTPPVEQTDQLFENWRQRVDGGVWQGQISSFEEWVRRNFDISEETFRFLPGAEQVYTPPGNVSFMLAQGLSPGGEGVWTLATAPAIDTLRSGVKSMTELKRWTALSGRIATYDPATDKVETIVAEQQTFFITGPATFSNWRLIAANWLSSNTLSYALVFIGFLSLLGWVTFFLLRGLGRKP, via the coding sequence ATCGTCAGCAACCTTTCGGCTCTGGTCGTCGGAGGCCCGACACCTCAAGCGCTGCAAACGGCAATCGATAGCCTCGCTGCATCAGCGGAACGCCCCACTGGCTCGCTTCGATCCTTCCTGTCCACACGCAACTGGCACACGCCGGATGCGCCATTGGTTATCGGCGACCGTCGTCTTGCACTCTCATCCCTTGGTGTAAAAAGTGCGGAATTTTCAGGGCGTCGTTTCAGAACCGATTTCACCATAGGTATTCCCGCTGATTTCTACGCGGCAGCCTATGGCGAGGCGACGCTGCTTTTGGATGCGGCCTATGCCAGTGACGTGCTTCCCGGCAGCCATATCGATGTCTATGTGAACGGCAACATTGCCTCCACTGTGCCGATTTCAAATCGGGGCGGCGGCATCTTCAGACACCTGCCGATCAAGCTCACATTGCGGCATTTCGTGCCGGGCGCCAACACGGTTGCAATTGAAGCCGTCATGCAGACGCAGACGGATTCGGACTGTTTGCCCGGTACAACGGCAAGCGAGACACCGCGTTTTGCACTGTTTGATACGTCTGAACTCCATATGCCCAATTTCGCAAGAATTGGTCGCGCACCGGATCTGGCTGCCAATCGTGGTGTGATACAACCCTATCACAACTCTCAGCAGCCCGTTGCGGTTTACATGGAGCGGATCGATCCGGACGTGATGTCGTCTGCGGCAACACTTCTGGGTCGCATGGCGCTCGCCGCCGGTCAGCCGATCGCGATTGATCTCGTCAGTTCCATTTCTGGCGTGGGAGACAGAGATGCAGTCTTCATCGGCACGCTGACCCAGATTCCGCCAGCGCTTGCAGCCCAATTCAACATTGCTCCCGCCAGCCAGACGAGCTGGGGTGAGAGTGGACGTCCGACTCCGCCCGTGGAGCAGACCGACCAGTTGTTTGAAAACTGGCGTCAGCGCGTAGACGGTGGTGTCTGGCAGGGCCAGATCTCCTCCTTCGAGGAATGGGTCAGGCGTAACTTCGATATCAGCGAGGAAACTTTCCGTTTTCTTCCTGGTGCGGAACAAGTCTACACACCGCCTGGAAATGTCAGCTTCATGTTGGCGCAGGGGCTGAGCCCCGGGGGTGAGGGTGTGTGGACGCTTGCAACGGCACCGGCCATCGACACCTTGAGATCCGGCGTCAAATCCATGACGGAACTGAAGCGATGGACAGCCCTCTCTGGACGAATCGCCACTTATGACCCCGCTACCGACAAGGTCGAGACGATTGTTGCCGAGCAGCAGACCTTCTTCATCACCGGCCCGGCGACATTTTCCAACTGGCGACTGATCGCTGCCAACTGGCTATCGAGCAATACGCTTTCCTATGCGCTGGTGTTCATCGGCTTCCTGTCGCTCCTCGGATGGGTTACCTTCTTTCTTCTGCGGGGGCTCGGACGCAAGCCATGA
- a CDS encoding cellulose biosynthesis cyclic di-GMP-binding regulatory protein BcsB → MKRSLLLLGFYAMISASALAQTAPFDMSPERPASPPAARQVPVQPAPQPMQPAPSVPQIPAAPPAIVPPAQQPTPPQPSPVPVPVPPTPVPPSSSQPAPSQPQNKPQNQSTQATPAPAQTSVDPRRRYILPFTDLSLSGEIDQRQWTIYLTQEQAQAAQAVTIAYQNAVVVAPESSSLEIAINNVPLEKKSVASPDAEGSLSIPIPPGTLQAGANVVTLGVKQRHRTDCTIESTYDLWTDINPAGTFITLNADVANRFETIEDIQAIGAGSEGLTSIDIVAPGLTNPVLAESLLKLSQALALRTQMPNQEIAFHTTVPKERKAGSLVVLAGTSREIATIASTVPPEVGGGGGGGGGGGGGGGGGGGGGGGGGGGGGGGGGGGGGGGGGGGGGGGGGGGWGGGGGGGGGGGGGGGVGGEGGGGGGGGGGVGGGGGGGGRGGGGGGGGGGGGGGGGGGGGWGGGWGGGGGGGGVGGGGGWGGGGGGWGGGVGGGGGGGGGGGGGGGGGGGGGGGVGGGGGGGGGGGGGGGGGGGGGGGGGGWGGWGGGGGGGVGGGGGGGGGGGGGGGWGGGGRGGGGGGGGGGGGGGGGGVGGVGGGGGGGGGGGGGGGGVGGGGGGVGGGGGGGGGGGGGGWGGGGGGGGGVGGGGGGGGGGGGGGGGGGGGGGGGGGGGGGGGGGGGGGGGGGGGGGWGGGGGGVGGGWGGGGGWGGGGGGGGGGVGGGGGWGGGGGGGGGGGGGGGWVGGGGGGGLSRSLCRVRKQYRQQPFGSGRRRPDTSSAANGNR, encoded by the coding sequence ATGAAAAGGTCGCTCCTTCTCCTAGGCTTTTACGCCATGATATCGGCGAGCGCGCTGGCGCAGACTGCCCCCTTCGACATGTCGCCTGAGCGTCCCGCCAGCCCGCCTGCGGCGAGACAGGTGCCGGTGCAGCCGGCGCCACAGCCAATGCAGCCAGCGCCGTCTGTGCCGCAAATCCCGGCTGCGCCACCCGCAATCGTACCTCCTGCCCAGCAGCCGACACCGCCGCAGCCGTCGCCCGTTCCTGTGCCAGTCCCCCCTACGCCAGTCCCTCCGTCTTCTTCTCAACCAGCGCCATCGCAGCCCCAGAATAAGCCACAGAACCAGTCTACGCAGGCGACACCGGCGCCAGCCCAGACATCGGTCGATCCGCGCCGTCGTTACATACTGCCATTCACCGATCTCAGCCTGTCCGGAGAGATCGATCAGCGGCAATGGACGATCTATCTCACGCAGGAGCAGGCGCAGGCCGCCCAGGCGGTGACGATTGCCTATCAGAACGCCGTCGTGGTTGCGCCGGAAAGCTCAAGCCTTGAAATCGCGATCAACAATGTGCCGCTGGAGAAAAAGAGCGTAGCATCTCCCGATGCGGAAGGCAGCCTCTCGATCCCCATTCCACCAGGCACGCTTCAGGCAGGTGCCAATGTCGTGACGCTCGGGGTCAAGCAACGGCACCGCACGGATTGCACCATCGAATCCACCTATGATCTCTGGACCGATATCAATCCCGCCGGCACATTCATCACGCTGAATGCGGATGTCGCCAACCGTTTCGAGACGATCGAAGACATTCAGGCGATCGGTGCCGGCAGCGAAGGCCTCACCTCCATCGATATCGTGGCACCCGGTCTGACAAACCCGGTCCTGGCGGAATCGTTGTTGAAACTCTCTCAGGCGCTGGCACTGCGCACGCAGATGCCCAATCAGGAGATCGCCTTCCACACAACGGTCCCAAAGGAGCGTAAGGCAGGTTCGCTGGTCGTGCTGGCGGGCACATCGCGTGAGATCGCCACCATTGCAAGCACCGTTCCGCCGGAGGTGGGGGGGGGGGGGGGGGGGGGGGGGGGGGGGGGGGGGGGGGGGGGGGGGGGGGGGGGGGGGGGGGGGGGGGGTGGGGGGGGGGGGGGGGGGGGGGGGGGGGGGGGGGGGGGGGGGGGGGGGGGTGGGGGGGGGGGGGGGGGGGGGGGGGGGGGGTGGGGGGGGGGGGGGGGGGGGGGGGGGGGGGGGGGGGGGGGTGGGGGGGTGGGGGGGGAGGGGGGGGGGGGGGGGGGGGGGGGGGGGGGGGTGGGGGGGGGGGGAGGGGGGGGGGGGAGGGGGGGGGGGGGGGGGGGGGGGGGGGGTGGGGGGGGGGGGGGGGGGGGGGGGGGGGGGGGGTGGGGGGGGGGGTGGGGGGGGGGGGGGGGGGGGGGGGGGGTGGGGGGGGGGGGGGGGTGGGGGGGGGGGGGGGGGGGGTGGGGGGGGGGGGTGGGGGGGGGGGGGGGGGGGGGGGGGGGGGGGGGTGGGGGGGGGGGGGGGGGGGGGGGGGGGGGTGGGGGGGTGGGGGGGGGGGGGGGGGGGGGGGGGGGGGGGGGGGGGGGGGGGGGGGGGGGGGGGGGGGGGGGGGGGGGGGGGGGGGGGTGGGGGGGGTGGGGGGGGGGGGGTGGGGGGGGGGTGGGGGGGGGGGGGGGGGGGGGGGGGGGTGGGGGGGGGGGGGGGGGGTGGGGGGGGGGGGGGAGGGGGGGGGGGGGTGGGGGGGGGGGGGGGGGGGGGGGAGGGGGGGGGGGGGGGGTGGGTGGGGTGGGGGGGGGGGGGGGGGGGGGGGGGGGGGGGGGGGGGGGGGGGGGGGGGGTGGGGGGGGGGGGGGGGGGGGTGGGGGGGGGGGGGGGGGGGGGGGGGGGGGGGGGTGGGGGGGGGTGGGGGGGGGGGGGGGGGGGGGGGGGGGGGGTGGGGGGGGGGGGGGGGGGGGGGGGGGGGGGGGGGGGGGGGGGGGGGGGGGGGGGGGGGGGGGGGGGGGGGGGGGGGGGGGGGGGGGGGGGGGGGGGGGGGGGGGGGGGGGGGGGGGGGGGGGGGGGGGGGGGGGGGGGGTGGGGGGGGGGGGGGGGGGGGGTGGGGGGGGGGTGGGGGGGGGGGGGGGGTTGGGGGGGGGGGGGTGGGGGGGGGGGGGGGGGGGTGGGGGGGGGGGGGGGGTGGGGGGGTGGGGGGGGGGGGGGGGGGGGGGGGGGGGGGGGGGGGGGGTGGGTGGGGGGGGGGGGGGGGGGGGGGCTTAGCCGGTCCCTATGCCGGGTTCGAAAGCAATATCGTCAGCAACCTTTCGGCTCTGGTCGTCGGAGGCCCGACACCTCAAGCGCTGCAAACGGCAATCGATAG